A window of the Streptomyces sp. NBC_01351 genome harbors these coding sequences:
- a CDS encoding response regulator, which produces MIRNRFVGEREVRRPEGVEVAKTRTRGVGSTYSRVVPGVSGRVLVVDDNKVIRQLIKVNLELEGFEVVTANDGAECLDVVHRVCPDVITLDVVMPRLDGFGAAAQLRADPRTRDVPVAIVSACTQQEVEAGIAAGVDAFLAKPFEPTELVRVVRRLIERKDRRDGRRGAPAGRGRG; this is translated from the coding sequence GTGATCAGGAACCGGTTTGTGGGGGAGAGGGAGGTGCGTCGCCCGGAGGGGGTGGAAGTGGCGAAAACCCGGACGCGGGGGGTTGGGTCGACCTACTCTCGAGTTGTGCCAGGCGTCTCAGGCCGGGTGCTTGTTGTCGACGACAACAAGGTCATCCGGCAGCTGATCAAGGTCAATCTCGAGCTGGAGGGCTTCGAGGTCGTGACCGCGAACGATGGTGCCGAGTGTCTGGACGTCGTGCATCGCGTGTGTCCGGACGTGATCACCCTTGACGTGGTCATGCCTCGGCTGGACGGGTTCGGGGCGGCCGCGCAGTTGCGGGCCGATCCGCGGACCCGAGACGTGCCCGTTGCGATCGTGAGTGCCTGTACGCAGCAGGAGGTCGAGGCCGGGATCGCGGCCGGTGTGGACGCGTTCCTTGCGAAGCCGTTCGAGCCGACCGAGCTGGTGCGGGTCGTGCGGCGGCTGATCGAGCGCAAGGACCGGCGTGACGGGAGGAGAGGGGCTCCCGCCGGGAGGG